One stretch of Oncorhynchus keta strain PuntledgeMale-10-30-2019 chromosome 16, Oket_V2, whole genome shotgun sequence DNA includes these proteins:
- the LOC118395340 gene encoding TNFAIP3-interacting protein 2-like, producing MTSGIRNMTGIKNTMDVDLDNDTLKSKIRSCHTLTTFYHETRLEIDTLSKKIKKRDNLIADLKARLGKYENTCINVEGYDPVVIAPAESLLESLCKEICKLKLKLKDTEMNAVQQAELRQQEIQRLQQLLREMERELESVIRQSDHEKDQDIQRLRSALAERDRAQATRAVLCTSLAGEADQLRGQLGATVRVCQELLGRLEREKGGERVTEEVKMQQKAKEVLDYTEAGRVDIRVSKLQEENQKLTQRVAYVEGLNSKWQKYDSSREQYVRYLCQKLNESSALAVSSSPAPGMGHRLGPRPTQEPGLDLFPELASAKAGLLQQEIARLNGLLEEKLGDCGRLGRELDESRRRYKDRIQMLEQQVLIYTDDFKSERADRERAQGRIQDLQEEVSRLREQLHTQAQSPTRDANSTCRVHKGHRISPRMSTDSAESLLRNSANPPVTKIKN from the exons ATGACCTCTGGAATAAGGAACATGACTGGAATAAAGAACACGATGGATGTCGATTTGGATAATGATACGCTGAAATCAAAAATACGGAGCTGCCATACATTGACTACTTTTTACCACGAAACTCGGCTGGAGATTGACACATTAAGTAAGAAAATCAAGAAAAGGGACAATTTAATCGCAGATTTGAAGGCTAGGTTAGGCAAATACGAAAACACCTGTATCAATGTGGAAGGGTATGACCCTGTTGTCATAGCACCGGCCGAATCTTTGCTGGAAAGTTTATGCAAAGAAATCTGCAAGCTGAAGCTCAAATTGAAAGACACAGAAATGAATGCGGTTCAGCAAGCAGAGTTGAGACAACAA GAGATACAGAGGTTGCAACAGCTGCTgagggagatggagcgagagCTGGAGAGTGTGATCCGTCAATCAGACCACGAGAAGGACCAGGATATCCAGAGGCTCCGCTCTGCCCTGGCCGAGAGGGACCGTGCCCAGGCCACCCGTGCCGTCCTGTGCACCTCGCTGGCTGGAGAGGCCGACCAGCTCCGGGGCCAACTGGGAGCCACAGTCAGGGTGTGTCAGGAGTTACTGGGCCgactagagagggagaagggaggagagagagtgacggAGGAGGTGAAAATGCAGCAGAAGGCAAAAGAG GTATTGGATTATACGGAAGCTGGTCGCGTTGACATTCGAGTCAGCAAACTCCAAGAAGAGAACCAAAAGCTAACTCAAAGAGTGGCATAT GTGGAAGGTCTAAACTCCAAATGGCAAAAGTATGACTCGAGCAGGGAACAGTATGTGAGGTACCTGTGTCAGAAGCTGAATGAGTCTAGTGCCCTGGCTGTTTCCTCCAGCCCTGCTCCAGGTATGGGGCATAGGTTAGGGCCCAGACCTACACAAGAGCCTGGCCTGGACTTGTTCCCAGAGTTGGCCTCAGCCAAAGCTGGTTTGCTCCAGCAGGAGATAGCCAGGCTCAACGGCCTACTGGAGGAGAAGTTGGGGGACTGTGGGAGGTTGGGGAGAGAGCTGGATGAGAGCAGGAGACGATACAAGGACCGTATCCAGATGCTAGAGCAACAG GTTCTCATCTACACAGATGACTTTAAGTCGGAGCgggcagacagggagagagcgcAGGGCAGGATCCAGGACCTGCAAGAGGAAGTATCTCGACTACGGGAGCAgctacacacacaggcacag AGCCCTACTAGAGATGCCAACTCCACGTGCCGAGTCCATAAAGGACACCGGATCTCCCCACGCATGAGCACGGACTCGGCCGAATCACTGCTGAGGAACAGCGCCAATCCACCTGTGACAAAAATCAAAAACTAA